The segment GTTATATTACAACACAAAGAGAATGCATTCCTCTATTGGGTATCTTTCCCCTACCCAATTTGAAGATTTGAATTCATAAAAATTGCTTAACTTTGTGTCTAGTTTTTGTTGACAGTTCCAATTTCTGGGGGTCAGATCATTTTATACCTCTTAAAACGAAGCTTGTATAAAATAAAGATAAACGCTATTATATATAATGATATATTGTTCCCGTTGAAGTAACCGTACCTAATTTTACCCATATACCAAATACTCTAGTATAATTATCCACGTCATAGCTATATCTTTGCTCAAGTCTATCACCATTATTTCCAACTGATACGGATGTACTATTTACACTATTTAATCTACTATAGCCTTGATTACTTTTCTCTGAAACTTTCGAACTAGTAGCTGATGTCCAATATTTTTTACCGTTACTACGAGTACCATATCTACCTGTTGCGCTATATCTTATTATTAATCCATTATAAACCTCTGATTCGTAATTTTTTGTCATTGAGCCTGTACTACTTTGTGTTATAAGAGTATCCGTCTCGTAATTGTGAAAATCTCTTGTTATTATAGTAGGCTTACTTTTGTATTCTAATATTTGTTGTTCAAATTCTTCTAAAGTTTTAGCTTTACTATAATTAGTTTCACTATGATTTATGTCAATTTTGTTTATATCTTCTTCAGAGATAATCTCTAATCCATATTTTTCAACTAACTTAATTACACCTTCTTTAGCGGATATATCTTTTTCTTCATTGATAATATTTCTATCTAGTAAAGAAATTTTATCTCCTAAATAACCATCTTGTGCAAACACAGGAACGGTATTAATAGCCATAATGGCTAAAGTTAATGTTAAACCAAACTTTCTTTTCATTTTAATCTCTCCATTAATTTTTAATCTTTTTTATAATGTTGATATTAATATATAGTTATCTAGTCGAACCTCCCTCCATTTTATATTTTTATACAATAGTAACATTGTATTCATTTATCATTTTTGTTTTTTATGGCATTAATAATCTTTTCAGTACAATAAAAGATTATTAATGCTAAAAATATAATGGCAAAAGAAATCGCGTTATTATTGCCAGGTAACACGTATGCTGAATATAAAATTAAAAATAATATTATAATTACTCTTAAAATTCTTAGAAAACTATTATTCATTATAAGATAACTCCTTTGGCTATAAGATTAAAAGTATATTTTATTATAAGTATATACTATATAGCTTGTATTTTTTTGTGATTTTATGGTATCTAAAACGATTTTTCTTTCGACAAAATAACATTTAAGACATTAATAGGATTTAAAAATAATATCCATACTAAGCTTACATAAGGCTAAAGACAAATAATAATTTAAAAAAAGCTAACTACATAATAAATTAATCTGCAATAATTTCTAAGGTTAATATAATACTTACGATAAATAAAGAATCTTTTAATATGTAAGAATTTCTAATTTAATCTTTACAGATCTAATTGGAAGATATATCTTCTCGACTTCATGTAATACAATAATCTTCGCAATTGTAATTTAAACACTAGCATATGTTAACCTAATATTTATGAGTAGATCACATAATTGTTAGAGCTTTTTATTAGTAAGTTTTAGATACATGAGAGGCTAAATTAATGTAAATAGTAATTTTTATATTATAAATATTGAAGTAAAAAACAGTCTATCTTTTATAATGATTTTTGAGACTGTCTTTTATTCTTTATAATTAAATTTCTCTATTTAGATTGACAGAGTAAATCCTAGGTGACAATATTAATCAAACTTAGCATGAAACTTACTTCATGTTTAAAGTAAAGAGATTATAGCGAATGGAACAAAGACATTAGAAAAAGATGATATCATCGTTTTTGGTAATATATGACATGCAGTTGTCTAATTCCATATTTTATAATACGCTTAAAAGCTTGAGGAGATGAAAAGTGTGAATTATTAAATTATAAATGTTAATAAAAAGTTAATAGCAGGAATAGGTATTTTTGTTACTAATGAAAATAGTAAAGCTATGAAAGATGTAGTAAAATATGAAAAAAGCTTATAAGAGAGAACACAGTGAAAGCATAAATGAAGTTATTGGAAATAAAAGGATTGTTTTACGTATTGATTGTAAAGGTGACTATACTAAATCATATTATTTTCTTGGGTTCAGTTCATTAGTTAGTGGATATTTATTTCAAAAATAAAGTTATTACTATAGCTACAAAAAGAATAATATTATTGCAAAATGAATTATATATATTTAATTTTGCAATATATATTTGACAAAACGATATTGAAAATATAAAATAATAGAAAATAAGATAATTGTATTTTTATAGTTTAGGAGGTTATAAGGTGAGACTATTTAATAAAGAAAAAAGATCAACAGATGAAAGAATAGTAAATGTTTTAAATAAGATTTATAAAGAAGCCTATTATCTAGTAATGATAATGTGTTTAATATCAATTGGAGTAAAGTATTACTTACATGGATCAAATATTAAATCAATTATTTTAGAACTTTTAATTATTTTTATATCAGGAATATACTGTGGAATTAGAAAGGTATGTCTCGGTATATATATAGATGAAGTTGAAATTCATGATAGAACAAGTAAAATATCTATGAGTGTAAAAAATATTATTATAGGTTTAGTTAGTGGTATTGTAATCTCAGTATTTTTTGGAGTAAGAAATTCTGTATTATACGGAAATGATACAAATAGAATATGGTACTTCATTCTAGTGTTTTTCGCTTCTTTTATGATGTATTGTCCATTCTTTGTTCTTATTATAAGTGTACCTCATATTATTTCAAGAAAGCTTAGTAAGAAAATCCCTCCGGAGAATTAAGAATAATAAGGGATAAAAGTAGGTGATCCATGATGAAAAATATAAGATTAAAGCTGGCAAGAGTTGAGAAAGATTTATCGCAAGACGAACTATCAAAGATTGTAGGGGTATCTAGACAGACAATAAGCTTAATAGAGTTAGGAAAATATAATCCATCACTTAGTTTGTGTATTTCTATATGTAAGGCATTATCTAAAACATTAAATGACTTGTTTTGGGAAGAGTAAATGACTTGTTAATTATATGTAATGCATATAGTAATGGTAAAAGAGTTAAGTAGATAAAAACTTATTTACTTAACTCTTTTACTTTTTTCCATGCTTTTTTTCACGCAATATTCTATTTTGCATCTTTTTTCTATACTACAAGTCTAAACATTCTATAAAATGTCTAGTTGCTGAAGAGTTATATCTTTTATCTGACCAGATTATAGAAGTCCCCACTCTTAAAGAAGGTTCATTAAGCTCTTTATAGAATAAATTTGTATTTGGAATAAGGTGTATACAATTTTTAGGAACAATAGCTAACCCCATGTCAGAGATAGACCATAATATAATTGTTCTAACATCATTACTTCTACATATTATATTTGGCTCAAATCCAGCTTGATTACATAATGAAATTATATCTTGCTCATATCTACGTTGTACAAGTAACGGAACTCCTGATAAGTCTTTTAGGTGAAGAGATTTAGTGTTGTCATTCCAGTAAACTTTTTTACTAATAACTATCATTGGATCATCTGTTAAACTAATTGATTGAAAACCATCTAGATTATAAGGTGTTCTTATAATACCAATGTCTATTAGTCCATTAGTTAGTAGCTCTGTAATTTTAGGAGTGTCTTCATCAATGATTTCAAAACTAATATGAGGAAACTTATTATGAAAATTAGAAATTAGTTGTGGTAATATTGTTGCACCAGCAGAAGAAACTGTTCCTATAGACAGCTTACCAGTTAGACCATCATTAACATCCCTTACTTCTTTTATTGTTGAATCCATTAATTCTAATATTTGCTTAGACTTATAAAGTAGTGTTTTCCCTGCATCAGTTATCTTAATGTTTCTTGTATCTCTTTCAAAAAGTTTGGCCCCTAATTCATCTTCGAGAAGCTTTAGTTGTTGACTTAGTGGCGGCTGAGCAATGTGCAACTTTTTTGCAGCTTTAGATATATTACCTTCCTCACAAATAGTAACAAAATATTTTAGTCGTCTAATATCCATATAAAACACACTCCTATTAATATATATTAATAAAGTATATATTACATATGATTTAAATATTTCTAATATATATATCTACTTGCTATAATTATACATAAGTTTCTATGGAAAAGAAATATATGAGGGGTGATATTGTGGTTACAGTAATTAACAAGG is part of the Gottschalkia purinilytica genome and harbors:
- a CDS encoding IS3 family transposase yields the protein LYYNTKRMHSSIGYLSPTQFEDLNS
- a CDS encoding DUF6773 family protein, translated to MRLFNKEKRSTDERIVNVLNKIYKEAYYLVMIMCLISIGVKYYLHGSNIKSIILELLIIFISGIYCGIRKVCLGIYIDEVEIHDRTSKISMSVKNIIIGLVSGIVISVFFGVRNSVLYGNDTNRIWYFILVFFASFMMYCPFFVLIISVPHIISRKLSKKIPPEN
- a CDS encoding helix-turn-helix transcriptional regulator encodes the protein MKNIRLKLARVEKDLSQDELSKIVGVSRQTISLIELGKYNPSLSLCISICKALSKTLNDLFWEE
- a CDS encoding LysR family transcriptional regulator; its protein translation is MDIRRLKYFVTICEEGNISKAAKKLHIAQPPLSQQLKLLEDELGAKLFERDTRNIKITDAGKTLLYKSKQILELMDSTIKEVRDVNDGLTGKLSIGTVSSAGATILPQLISNFHNKFPHISFEIIDEDTPKITELLTNGLIDIGIIRTPYNLDGFQSISLTDDPMIVISKKVYWNDNTKSLHLKDLSGVPLLVQRRYEQDIISLCNQAGFEPNIICRSNDVRTIILWSISDMGLAIVPKNCIHLIPNTNLFYKELNEPSLRVGTSIIWSDKRYNSSATRHFIECLDL